The genomic window AAGGGCATGCTCTCTCAGGCAGGCTTTAGGCTTTCAAGGGTTGCCACCACCCTCTTTGACTCACCACAAGACACAAAGAAGGTAGAAAACACAGAAATAAAAGAAGGCTACCATCCAGAGGGTGGTTTTTTCTGCCTTATGGCTACCCCTTGAAATTTGACAAAACTTGACTAAAATCTTTTAACATGGCTCAGTCAGCAAAGAGGGATTACTACGAGGTGCTTGGTGTTCCAAGAAACGCCACGCAGGAGGAGATAAAGAAGGCATACCGCCGGCTTGCCAGAAAATACCACCCAGACTTCAACAAGGACCCAGAGGCTCAGGAGAAGTTCAAGGAGATAAACGAAGCCTATCAGGTGCTTTCAGACCCGGAAAAGAGGAAGCTCTACGACCAGTATGGACACGCTGCCTTCGGAGCTCAGTCCGGTGGTCAGGAATACCAAGAGGTGGTCTTCCAAAACGTGGGAGACCTATTTGAAGAGCTATTTAGAGGCTTTGGCTTTGAAGACATCTTTGAAAGAGCAACACGTAGAAAAAGGCGTGAAAGCAGGAGACCTGTAAAGGGTGAAGATATATACTACACGGTGGAGCTAAGCCTTGAGGAAGCCTACAGGGGCACGGTGGTGAGCATTCCTCTGGTGAGAGAGGTTCTCTGCGATGCCTGCGGTGGAAGCGGTTACGACAGGAGCAAGGGAGAGAGGGTCTGTCCTACCTGTGGTGGAAGGGGGGAGGTGGTTCAAAGGCAGTTTTTCATGACCATAGCACAAACCTGTCCCACCTGTGGTGGTGAAGGTGTTATAAGAGAACCATGTTCCAAGTGCAGAGGTAGGGGAACCCTTCCTCAAAGGGAAGAGGTAAGGGTAAGGATTCCAGCTGGTGTAGATACGGGCAGTAAGGTGCTGGCAGAGGGCAAGGGCAACGCAGGCATGTTTGGGGGACCTCCTGGAGACCTTATCATAACCATAAAGGTAAAACCCCACCCTATCTTTGAAAGAAGGGGTAACAACCTCTATGTGGATGTAAACCTTAAGCTCACCGAGGCGATTCTTGGGACAGAGCTTGAAGTTCCTACCCTTGAAGGTAAGAGTGTTAGGGTGAAGACTCCCCCAGGGGTGAAAGAAGGAGACACCATAAGGGTAGAAGGGCATGGTATGCCAAAACTGATGTCCGAGGGAAGAGGAGACCTCTTTGTGAGGGTTCACATAGATGTTCCCAAGCTGGGCCTTATGGATAAACTATTTGGCGATGGTAGGAGGATAAAACAGCTTCTTGAGGAGCTTGACAAACTCTTGCCAGAGCCAGAACGCATAAGGGAGAGACAAACATGAAGAAGGAAAGAACACGGCTCTACACCATAGGTGTGGTAGCCAGCATGTTCAACATACACCCGCAAACCCTCAGGCTCTACGAAAGGGAAGGTCTTATAAAGCCCACAAGGAGCAAGGGAAGGACGCGCTACTATACCGAAGAGGACATACAAAGGCTTGAGTTTATCCTTACCCTCAGCAGGGACTTGGGTGTAAACCTTGCGGGCATTGACATAATCCTTCGCATGAAGGAGCAGATTGAGGAACTGGAAGCTCAAGTGCAAAAGCTCATAGAGTTCATACAAAGGGAGGTTTCAGAGGTATACCAGAAGGATGAGGGCATAAAGTCCATAGTCCTTGCAGAGAGGAGGGACATACTCAAGTCCATAAGGAAACAGTAAAATATAGTTTATGGACATAAAGGAAACGGACTTGCCTGGCATAGGCAAGAAGTATTCCATAAGCCTGAGAGAGGGGAGGGAGTTGGTGCTTGTAATATACAACACGGGCAAGAGGGAAATATATCTCATGGAAGAGGAGGAGACCGCCTGTGTCTTTGACCTAACAGAAGAAGAAGCAAAGGAGCTTGGCTTTTTGCTTGCGGGGGCTCTCTATCAGCCTATAAAGGCGGATAAGATGGAGCTTATCCTAAAAGAGGTAGTTATGGAATGGGTAAAGATAGAGGTGGGGTCAAACTTTATAAACAAAACCATAGCGGAGCTTCAGATAAGAAGGACAACGGGTGTGTCTGTTATAGCTATAGAAAGAAAGGGGAAAATTATACCAAGCCCAGACCCATACAAGGAAAAGATAGAGTTAGGGGACGTGCTAATAGTTGTGGGCACGCGTATGCAGATAAACCATTTTCTGGAACTCTGCGGAAGGTGTAGCACGTAGCATGCACAACCCTCAAGACTTCATACTGGCTGGGGGAGTATTTCTGCTCCTTTTCTTTTCTGCTCTTTTTCTCTCAAGGATAAAGGTTCCCTACATTCTTTCCTTCATGCTCGCAGGTCTTTTAGGTAAGTCCTTTTTACCTCACAGGGCGGAGGATGTATTGATAATCTTTGAATACTCTGCGGTTATCCTCCTCTTTTTCTTTATAGGTCTTGAGTATTCCTTTGAAAGGCTGGCAGGCATGAAAAGGGTGTTAAAGCCTAGCTTCTTAGATTTCCTGTTTAACTTTGTGCCTGCCTTCATTATCACCTACCTTTTCACGAAGGACTTGGTCTTTTCCCTCGTTATGGGTGCGGTGGTATATCCCAGTAGCACTGCCATAACCGCAAAGCTCCTTATGGACTACAAAAGGCTCGTAAACCCAGAGGCGGAGCTGTTAATTGGAATACTAATTTTTGAAGACCTTGTGAGCATAGTGCTTTTGTCTGTGCTTACTGGTCTTACCTTTGGGGGTGAGCCGGATGTGATAAGTGTTTCGAGGGGAGTTCTGGCGGTAGTTTTCCTCTTCGGAGTTTTCTACCTTTTGAAGGCTCCTTCTGAGAAAGCCTTTGATTACCTTGACAGAAAACTGGATGAGGGGCTTGTCCCCTTTATGGTGCTTGGCTTTTTGCTTCTCTCCTCTGGAATAAGTCTTAAGGTAGGTCTCTCTGATGCACTTGTTGCCTTTATGTTAGGTGTGCTGGTGCCAGAAAAGAGCAGGATATTTGAGGTCATAGAAAGGTCTCTTTCAGAGCTAAAGGACATATCTGTGGGAGTTTTCTTCTTCATGTTTACCTTCCATGCAAAGCTCAATTTTGACTTTGACCCTTGGCTTTTAGCCATCCTACTGGCGATTGCTATCTTGCTTAAACTTCTCTCTACCTATTACGGTGCGATTGTCTACGGGCTTACAAAGAGAACTGCTATGAGAGCCTCTCTCTCCTTTATCCAGCGAGGGGAGTTTTCTGTTATCTTTGCAAGCTTCTATGAGCCCACCCAATCCCTTACCTTTGCCCTCGTGCTTTTTACTGCACTGCTCGGTAGTTTTAGCTTCCTTTTAGCTCCAGGGTTTTCTCAGAGACTTTTCCCAAAGAGAGAAAAGAAAGGACCTCCTCCAGCTCCTCCCTTTTAGCCTCTACGCTGTCCTCAGGGAGAACCCAAAGAGGACTACCTATCCTCACTTTTGCCCTTGAAAAGGGTAAAGGGATGGTAAGCCTATCCCACGTTTTTAACCTCACAGACCAATCAAAATCCACATACACAGGAATTATAGGTGTGCCTGTTTTCTGTGCGAGCAAAATTACACCTGCCTTTACCTTTCCATAGGGACCCTTTGGTCCGTCCACCGTTATGGCAACCGTGTTTCCCTCTTTGAGGACTTTTACCAACCTAAGAAGTCCTACGCTTCCACCCTTTTGTGGCTTTCCCTCTTCGCTTGAGCCTCTCACCACCTTGTAGCCAAGGCTAAGAAGGAACCTCTCCGCAATGTCCCCATCTCTGAACCTACTCACTAAGGCGTATATGCCCCTGTCTATACCGAGCATGGCAACCCCAAGAGCGTTTCCATGAAGAAGGGCTATGACCTTGCCCCTGTATAGCTCGTAGTCTATCCTCTTGTCCCACCTTATGGTTTTGTGAATAAGTCTTAGTAAAAAGGCAACGAATGGCGCCAAAAAAACAGAAAGTCTGTGCCTTAACCTTTTCATCTTGCCTCAAGGACAGAAAGTATGTTGTCCCTTATCCACTTGGAGTCAAGCCACTGAAGGGGATTTACTTCATACCCTTGCACCAAAATCCCAAAGTGAAGATGGTCTCCAAGGGCAAGACCTGTTTTGCCAGTCTTTCCTATGACTTCTCCCTTCTTTACATACTGACCTTCTTTGACACCGACTTCTGAAAGATGACCGTAAAGGCTCATAAGACCCATGCCATGGTCTATTACCACCGTGTTTCCATATATGCCAAGGTCTCCAGTAAAGACCACCACTCCCGAATTGCTCGCTGGCACTTGTGCCCTCTCCACAGAGGCAAAGTCAAAGCCCATGTGCCTACTTTCACTGACCTTTTGCCCATTATAGTAGTAGTGTCTTATTTCTCCATAACCTGCAAGCACCTTGCTCTTTGGCAGTTGTAAAAAGGCACCTTCCCAAAGGACCCTTGGCTCACTTTTCCTGCCTATCTCCTGAAGTCTTGCCATATCTCTTTGTCTCCATAGCTCGTTTACTCTCTTAAAGGCTTGTAGGGATTCAAGTCCTTTACCTTCCTCTCCGAGAAGGGGGTATATAACCCTGTTTATGAAGTTATCATCTATGGTTATCTTGTCCTCCTTAAACCTTACGCTCCTTACCCTTAAGGACAGAGTTTGTTGAGAGCGGTTTCCCACTTTGTCTTTTACTACTACTGTGATACTGTTTAAATCCTGTTGGTCAAGCCTTATGGGAAAGAGACCAAAATAGTATCCATCGCCAAGAGGATAAAGCCTATACTCATACTGTCCTATAAGAACAAAAGCATCAACCTCTTCTTCCGTCCTTATCTTTATTGCAGAGGTTCCACCAAGCGTGGGAGAGGAGAGGTAAGAGATAAGGCTAAACCTTGGGGGTATGGTATCTACAAGGGCATCAAAGGAATAGCTCCTGCTCTGTAAAAAGCCTGAAGAAATCTTCACGTGAAGTCTTGCACTGCCATCTTTAAGACCTGTTTCCTTTGCTCTAAGGGTAAAACTTATTTCCTTTGAAGGTTCTGAGAGCTTTGCTTGATATATCTCCCTTTTTTGACCTTCTTGCTCTGCGTAAATCCTTATTTCCTTTATGGGTTTACTGGTTTGAAGAGTAAAGGTTTTTTCCGAAGGTATAAGGGACAAAGACCTTAGGTATTCTTCCGATATGCTTGGTCTTCCACCTGTAAAGATAAAAAGTGTGTAGAACATTATAAGGACAAGGGAAAAAATTGCCAGCCTCCTTATAAGCCTTATAAGTCCCAGCCTTTTTTCCCTTTTTTCTTCAAGTCTATATCTGTATCTCATTGCACCACCACAACGCCATACCAGTTTTCCAACCTCTTTATTTTAGCAGGTCTTAGACCAAGCAGGTCAAGAAAAGCCCTTAGGTCTTCCTTTCCGTAAAGTCCAGAAAAAACGCCAACCCTTCTAAAGAGTTTCATAAGATACGGAAGCTCCCTTTTAAATATCTCTAACTCAAGGTTTGCCACAAGGAGGTCAAAGGTTTCTCTTATGTCCTCTGGTTTGGCGTGCCAACACTCAATCTCAACGCAGTTCTCTTTGGCATTATGCACACACTCTTGGACCGCAAGGGGGTCTATGTCTATGGCAAGGACCCTGCCAGCTCTTAGTTTTTTGCAGGCTATGGCAAGTATACCCGTGCCAGTTCCCACGTCCAAAACAGACCAACCCTCTTGCAAATACTCTTGGAGGAGCCCAAGACAGAGGCGTGTGGTAGCGTGTAGCCCAGTGCCAAAGGCTACTCCCTGTCTTATAACCACTGGCTTTATCCAAGAGGGCAAAACCATAAACTTCCCTACCCTGCGAGCCCTAAAGACCTTTTCTGGCGGGAGGACTTCTACCTCAAAAACCTCTAAGGGTTCAAGCCCTTCATAGGGTTCATAGAGTGCAAACTCCACAAAGGACTCACCTTCTGAAAGTATTTCCACGCCCTTTCCATACTCTAAGAGAAACTGATAAAAGCTTTCTGGTTCAAGCCTGTAGACATACTTCTTGTGTTTTTGCGTCATGCCTTTAATTATAAAGGTTTGTGCCTTATATTATTCTCATGTGTGGAGTTTTTGGAGTTTTTAACGCACAGCATGCGGAAAGATACGCCTTTTATGGCATATATGCACTTCAACACAGAGGGCAAGAAAGCGTAGGTATAGCGGTCTCTGACTACGAGAGCGTAAAGGTGATAAAAAAGCCGGGGCTTGTGCTTGAAGCCATTAGAAAAGAAGACCTCCAAAACATGTTTGGATACCTTGCTATAGCTCATGTAAGGTATTCCACTGCGGGAGACTCTGGAGGTGTAAACTCCCAGCCTATTGTAAGAGAAACTTCCTTAGGAGTATGTGCGGTAGTTCACAATGGGAATTTGGTCAACTACCTTCCTCTAAGAGCGGAGCTTGAAGCTAAGGGTGTAAGGCTCTTTCATACCTCAGACACAGAGCTTTTCCTTGCTTTGCTTGAGGAGGGAGAGTTTGTGCCAGAAAACATAGACCTACATCCCTCTGATAGAGACCTTCTTCCAAAGGTCTTTTATGTGCTTTCAAGGGTGAAGGGTGCTTATAGCCTTATCTATCTTTTCAAGGACAGGCTTGTGGCAATAAGAGACCCTATGGGCTTTAGACCCCTTTTGATGGGAAGGCTAAAAGATACCATTCTCTTTGCCTCTGAAAGCTGTGCCTTTGATATACTGGGTGGAGAACTATGGAGGGAGGTAAAGCCAGGAGAGGTGGTGGTAGTAGACCAGCAGGGTATAAGGAGCTACTTTCCCCTTAGGTCAGAAAGGAGGGCTATGTGCATTTTTGAGCTTGTATACTTTTCAAAGCCAGAGAGCTTTGTTTTTGATAACTGGGTATACAAGGCACGCAAAAGGATGGGAGAGCTACTTGCCTATGAAGACCAGGTGCAGGCGGACGTGGTTGTCCCAGTCCCAGACTCTGGGATAGTGCCTGCCATAGGATACTCTCAGGCAAAGGGTCTTCCCCTTGAGCTCGGTATTATTAGAAATCACTATGTGGGTAGGAGCTTTATAGAACCTACGCAGGAGCTAAGGGACATAAAGGTGCTTATGAAGCTAAACCCCAACAGGGCGGTGCTTGAGGGCAAAAGGGTAGTGGTTATTGACGACTCTCTTGTGAGAGGGACTACTTCAAAGAAGATAGTTAGCATGCTAAGGCGTGCGGGAGCAAGAGAGGTCCATATGCGTATAGCGTCTCCACCAGTTATAGGACCCTGCTACTATGGAATAGATACACCCACAAGGGATGAGCTTATTGCCAACAGAATGAGCGTAGAGGACATAAGAAGGTTCATAGGTGCGGACTCTCTTAAATACCTTTCCCTTGAGAGCTTAAGGTCTGTGGTGGAAAGCCCTCAGG from Hydrogenobacter sp. T-8 includes these protein-coding regions:
- the dnaJ gene encoding molecular chaperone DnaJ → MAQSAKRDYYEVLGVPRNATQEEIKKAYRRLARKYHPDFNKDPEAQEKFKEINEAYQVLSDPEKRKLYDQYGHAAFGAQSGGQEYQEVVFQNVGDLFEELFRGFGFEDIFERATRRKRRESRRPVKGEDIYYTVELSLEEAYRGTVVSIPLVREVLCDACGGSGYDRSKGERVCPTCGGRGEVVQRQFFMTIAQTCPTCGGEGVIREPCSKCRGRGTLPQREEVRVRIPAGVDTGSKVLAEGKGNAGMFGGPPGDLIITIKVKPHPIFERRGNNLYVDVNLKLTEAILGTELEVPTLEGKSVRVKTPPGVKEGDTIRVEGHGMPKLMSEGRGDLFVRVHIDVPKLGLMDKLFGDGRRIKQLLEELDKLLPEPERIRERQT
- a CDS encoding heat shock protein transcriptional repressor HspR, which encodes MKKERTRLYTIGVVASMFNIHPQTLRLYEREGLIKPTRSKGRTRYYTEEDIQRLEFILTLSRDLGVNLAGIDIILRMKEQIEELEAQVQKLIEFIQREVSEVYQKDEGIKSIVLAERRDILKSIRKQ
- a CDS encoding cation:proton antiporter regulatory subunit, producing MDIKETDLPGIGKKYSISLREGRELVLVIYNTGKREIYLMEEEETACVFDLTEEEAKELGFLLAGALYQPIKADKMELILKEVVMEWVKIEVGSNFINKTIAELQIRRTTGVSVIAIERKGKIIPSPDPYKEKIELGDVLIVVGTRMQINHFLELCGRCST
- a CDS encoding cation:proton antiporter, producing MHNPQDFILAGGVFLLLFFSALFLSRIKVPYILSFMLAGLLGKSFLPHRAEDVLIIFEYSAVILLFFFIGLEYSFERLAGMKRVLKPSFLDFLFNFVPAFIITYLFTKDLVFSLVMGAVVYPSSTAITAKLLMDYKRLVNPEAELLIGILIFEDLVSIVLLSVLTGLTFGGEPDVISVSRGVLAVVFLFGVFYLLKAPSEKAFDYLDRKLDEGLVPFMVLGFLLLSSGISLKVGLSDALVAFMLGVLVPEKSRIFEVIERSLSELKDISVGVFFFMFTFHAKLNFDFDPWLLAILLAIAILLKLLSTYYGAIVYGLTKRTAMRASLSFIQRGEFSVIFASFYEPTQSLTFALVLFTALLGSFSFLLAPGFSQRLFPKREKKGPPPAPPF
- a CDS encoding lysophospholipid acyltransferase family protein, with the protein product MKRLRHRLSVFLAPFVAFLLRLIHKTIRWDKRIDYELYRGKVIALLHGNALGVAMLGIDRGIYALVSRFRDGDIAERFLLSLGYKVVRGSSEEGKPQKGGSVGLLRLVKVLKEGNTVAITVDGPKGPYGKVKAGVILLAQKTGTPIIPVYVDFDWSVRLKTWDRLTIPLPFSRAKVRIGSPLWVLPEDSVEAKREELEEVLSFLSLGKVSEKTLELKGS
- a CDS encoding M23 family metallopeptidase, giving the protein MRYRYRLEEKREKRLGLIRLIRRLAIFSLVLIMFYTLFIFTGGRPSISEEYLRSLSLIPSEKTFTLQTSKPIKEIRIYAEQEGQKREIYQAKLSEPSKEISFTLRAKETGLKDGSARLHVKISSGFLQSRSYSFDALVDTIPPRFSLISYLSSPTLGGTSAIKIRTEEEVDAFVLIGQYEYRLYPLGDGYYFGLFPIRLDQQDLNSITVVVKDKVGNRSQQTLSLRVRSVRFKEDKITIDDNFINRVIYPLLGEEGKGLESLQAFKRVNELWRQRDMARLQEIGRKSEPRVLWEGAFLQLPKSKVLAGYGEIRHYYYNGQKVSESRHMGFDFASVERAQVPASNSGVVVFTGDLGIYGNTVVIDHGMGLMSLYGHLSEVGVKEGQYVKKGEVIGKTGKTGLALGDHLHFGILVQGYEVNPLQWLDSKWIRDNILSVLEAR
- a CDS encoding 50S ribosomal protein L11 methyltransferase, which gives rise to MTQKHKKYVYRLEPESFYQFLLEYGKGVEILSEGESFVEFALYEPYEGLEPLEVFEVEVLPPEKVFRARRVGKFMVLPSWIKPVVIRQGVAFGTGLHATTRLCLGLLQEYLQEGWSVLDVGTGTGILAIACKKLRAGRVLAIDIDPLAVQECVHNAKENCVEIECWHAKPEDIRETFDLLVANLELEIFKRELPYLMKLFRRVGVFSGLYGKEDLRAFLDLLGLRPAKIKRLENWYGVVVVQ
- the purF gene encoding amidophosphoribosyltransferase, whose protein sequence is MCGVFGVFNAQHAERYAFYGIYALQHRGQESVGIAVSDYESVKVIKKPGLVLEAIRKEDLQNMFGYLAIAHVRYSTAGDSGGVNSQPIVRETSLGVCAVVHNGNLVNYLPLRAELEAKGVRLFHTSDTELFLALLEEGEFVPENIDLHPSDRDLLPKVFYVLSRVKGAYSLIYLFKDRLVAIRDPMGFRPLLMGRLKDTILFASESCAFDILGGELWREVKPGEVVVVDQQGIRSYFPLRSERRAMCIFELVYFSKPESFVFDNWVYKARKRMGELLAYEDQVQADVVVPVPDSGIVPAIGYSQAKGLPLELGIIRNHYVGRSFIEPTQELRDIKVLMKLNPNRAVLEGKRVVVIDDSLVRGTTSKKIVSMLRRAGAREVHMRIASPPVIGPCYYGIDTPTRDELIANRMSVEDIRRFIGADSLKYLSLESLRSVVESPQDFCDACFSNHYPLEVEGTALRMR